One genomic window of Legionella jordanis includes the following:
- a CDS encoding reverse transcriptase domain-containing protein yields MKRWDLISMLDIGRKLFAKIHKQKHHAHHNHDIHFLARELDDWLVEGVHALIDGSYTPRFLKRCYFPEEMIDQLHLSDRILQHVLLHQLKPTFPFVMNPNCYHLHGPSGVKYATEQVKKVLEEMRPKYLIRADIKSYYKSISHHQLVKDIQAHYHDPKLNLMLERIIVNPIETPRGYKNPDTGIALRGPLSQFFSGLYLKPLDDAFNEMDVAYFRYQDDILILCQTKRSLNRCKQRLMQVLQERRLRLSGKKTRIGSIDKGFHFLGIQYPKTQPLDNTTMTQAVVNVPNTEQVEQNQSKSGGVETIWQPEKQPLLQTHIVPHARTLRKAREQVNWMVKDGVSPRRIISYLHRWCLWWVRTAAHWLYQDLLLWFLDSCWDKHVAAYAAELLNRHDVNSVKSETLGDDYLASSGLQVAI; encoded by the coding sequence ATGAAACGCTGGGATCTGATTTCAATGCTGGATATAGGCCGGAAACTGTTTGCCAAGATCCATAAACAAAAACATCACGCCCACCATAACCATGATATTCATTTTTTAGCACGAGAATTAGATGATTGGCTAGTTGAAGGAGTTCATGCCCTAATCGATGGCAGTTATACACCACGATTTCTTAAGCGTTGTTATTTTCCAGAGGAAATGATTGACCAACTCCATCTTTCCGACCGTATCCTGCAACATGTTTTGCTGCACCAATTAAAACCCACATTTCCTTTTGTCATGAACCCTAATTGTTATCACCTTCATGGTCCAAGCGGGGTAAAGTATGCAACGGAGCAAGTGAAAAAAGTTCTTGAAGAGATGAGGCCAAAGTACCTTATTCGCGCGGATATTAAATCGTATTATAAATCTATTTCACATCATCAATTAGTCAAGGATATTCAGGCACATTACCATGATCCTAAACTGAATTTGATGTTGGAACGCATTATAGTCAATCCAATTGAAACACCAAGAGGTTATAAGAATCCAGATACAGGCATTGCGTTACGCGGCCCTTTATCCCAATTTTTTAGTGGCCTTTATTTAAAACCACTCGATGACGCATTCAATGAAATGGATGTGGCTTACTTTCGGTATCAGGATGACATTCTTATCCTGTGCCAAACCAAGCGCAGTCTCAATCGCTGTAAACAGCGTCTAATGCAAGTATTACAGGAAAGGCGCCTACGCTTGTCCGGTAAAAAAACGCGTATTGGGTCAATTGATAAAGGCTTCCATTTTTTAGGCATCCAATATCCAAAGACGCAACCTTTGGATAACACCACAATGACACAGGCTGTTGTAAACGTTCCTAACACGGAGCAAGTTGAACAAAATCAATCCAAATCGGGGGGGGTAGAGACAATTTGGCAACCCGAAAAGCAGCCTCTTTTGCAAACACACATTGTTCCTCATGCAAGAACATTGCGCAAAGCGCGCGAGCAAGTTAACTGGATGGTCAAAGATGGGGTTTCTCCCCGGCGCATCATCAGTTACTTGCATCGATGGTGTCTGTGGTGGGTGAGAACAGCAGCACACTGGTTATACCAGGACTTGCTTTTATGGTTTTTGGACTCATGCTGGGATAAGCATGTGGCGGCTTACGCCGCCGAACTGCTTAATCGACATGATGTCAATTCGGTCAAATCTGAGACACTTGGTGATGATTATCTAGCGTCATCTGGTCTTCAAGTTGCGATTTGA